One Saimiri boliviensis isolate mSaiBol1 chromosome 7, mSaiBol1.pri, whole genome shotgun sequence genomic window, TTCAGAGGGGGCAGACTCAGGGTTTGGAAGGGACTGTATAGCACAGTGAGCCCCAGGGGCTTTGAACTTCCTCCTGGATTTCGGTTCTGAAGCCATCACTTAATGGCTGAGAgacttgggcaaattatttaacctttctgtgaGTATTCTCATCGATAAAATGGGAGTACTAACACAGGACTGTATCTCCTCAGAGGACTGTTGCGAAGATTAGCTTCAGTAATGTGCACAGAGTACTTAGGATGATGCTAAGCGTGCAGTAATACATGGCCATCAAAAAGAGGTCTCAGGGttggacaaggtggctcatgcctgtaatcccagcaatttaggaggccatggtgggaggatcacttgagttcaggagtttgacaccaacctgggcaatatggcaaaaccccatctatacagaaaattagccaggtgtgctggtatgcacctgtagtcccagctccttgggaggatcgtttcagcctgggaggtcaaggctgcaatgagctgagatggctccactgcactccgcctgggcaacagagagagactccttctcaaaaaaaaaaaaaaaaaaaaagaatttgatggAGGTGAATTACTCTGTGGGTGTCTGTTGGCTAGTTTTCTAGGAAGAGGAAATGGCCAATGCAAAAGCCCTCAAGTGAAGCCTGCTCTGAAAAAGCGGCAGGTAAGTCAGGGGGAAAACATCTGAGCTGATTATAGAGAGCATGACCTGCAGATAGGTAGGGACTTGTAGGTAATTTAGATTTCAGGTTTTACTCTGTAGGAAACGCAAAGCTTTGAGAAGATAAGGAGATGAGCTGacttaagggtttttttgttttgttttgttttgagaggaagtctctctctgtcgcctaggcttgagtacaatggcgcgatcttggctcactgccaacttCCGtatcccggattcaagcgattcgcctgtctcagcctcccgagtagctgggattacaggcatgcgccaccactcccggctaatttttgtatttttagtagagtctgggtttcgccatgttggccaggctggtcctgaactcctgaccctgtcaGGTgctccaccggccttggcctcccgaagtgctgagagtacaggcaggagccaccgcgcccggccaggttttAAAAGTATCCCTCTGTTTTGGTAGGAGGAAAAACAAACTAGAGAAACCAAGAGACCATTCTGCTCTAAGCAATGCAATTATGTCTCAGCCCCATGTCACGCTGTTTAGTTTGCTGAGCTGGCCAGGTGGCGGAGGGAACTCCGAATTAGCTTACTCTAACGCCTACAAGAAGGCAGCTCCAGCCCAGCAGGTGGCAGCAGCTCAGAGTAAGCGCCTCCAACGCCAGGCAGCGCCTTCCTTCACGATCCTACTTAAAGGCGGCTTCCCGTTGACTGAAGTGGCAGCGATATTATCCAATGGCTGCCTGTATTCGTTCGGCTTTGTTGGACGAGCGATGTTGCCAGCCAATAGACGGGGGAGGCTTATCTGCGGTTTCTGATTGGCTACTTTGTTCGCATATAAAATGAACGCTCTAGCGCGCGGCCCTTCTCTCGCCAGGCGTCCTCGTGGAAGGTTTGTGTGTCTTCCCGATCGGCGTCAGGGGCCGGCGGCGGGAAGCATGGAGGGATCTTTGGGGGCCTTTTGGGAACGTGGAGTCCTGTTCTTTTCCCCTTGGGGCCTCGGTGGCGGTTCGCACGCCCCGAGGTGGCAGCGGCTGCCCTAGGCCGGGCCGCCGGGCGCTTGCGCGTGTCCTGCTCTGCATAGGCCTGGGACCGGGGGATGGGTGCTGGGGTGACCAGGCCTGAGCTCCCTATCTCTCTTCAGTGACATCGTCTTTAAACCCTGCGTGGCAATCCCTGACGCACCGCCGTGATGCCCAGGGAAGACAGGGCGACCTGGAAGTCCAACTACTTCCTTAAGATCATAGTAAGTGCGGGGTGGGTCGCCGCTGCCCTTCATGCTGCCCCAGCTCAAATAGGGACAGTCGGTGCTAAGTGCTGAGGGTCTCCTCAGTTCCGGCTCCTGAATTAGGCCATTTTAGGAAAATCCTATTTAATTAACAATTCCTTGAGATAGGTCTCCTTTGTTGCAGATAAACAGACTCAGGCAAGTGGCATTCATATCCAGGTCTGTCTGGCTTCCAAAAGAGTGCACattatgctttttattattattattattatttttgagacggagtctctgtcgccaggctggagtgcagtggtgcgatctcggctcactacaacctctgcctcccgggttcaagcgattgtcttgcctcagtctcccgaatagctgggactacaggcgcccaccaccacgcccgcctaatttttgtatttttagtacagaagggatttcaccatgtcggccaggatgctcttgatctcttgacctcataatctgcccacctcagcctcccaaagtgtttggattacaggtgtgagcactttTGTTCCATCTTTGAGAAGGTCTGAGGTCAGGAATGACACATTGTAAGGAAGCAAGTTGTTGCATATTTAGGACCTGTCATTCAGGAAACTGAAGCGTCCAATGACTTTTCTTTTGGATGGCCTTTTAGGTGGGTCCCCCTTGCCCAGAAACACTGACCATACTGCACTTAAGCAGTTAGGCAGCATTGTAGAGCACAGCTTGTATTACGTTTTCCAATACTTTGAAGGTTTTCAGACACAAAACCCAAAAGAACTGTACAAAAATCCAGATATCCACgcccagattttctttcttttttttttttttttacaagtaatACGTGGCATATTTGCTTAGTGTTGTGTTTTGAAAGCTGTGAATTTAACCGTCCTCTTGACTAGCTTATTTGGAAGTCTTTTTATCCTCTTATAACCATTTTAGTGAACCAGAAATATGCCTCATAACTGGGAAAAGTTAAAAACTAAGAAGTAAAAGGAGAAACTCCTTGACTGAATGTAGaaacctaattttattttcaccGTTCCTACCCAGCAGTCGTCATCCAGTTCCGCAGGGTTGGAACGTAGCTCCCAGTGGGAAGAATGGTCCCAATTTCCCTTTGGCTTCAAAAGCATATCAGAAAGGGAGTGAGATGGAAACAAATAGTGGCATTTTTCAGTTTCTCCTggcattttttcccctctttcttcctGTTAAACTTGGCTTTTCTCTGGCTTTTTTGTAGCAACTATTGGATGATTATCCGAAATGCTTCATAGTGGGAGCGGACAATGTGGGCTCCAAGCAGATGCAGCAGATCCGCATGTCCCTCCGTGGGAAGGCCGTGGTGCTGATGGGCAAGAACACCATGATGCGCAAGGCCATCCGAGGGCACCTGGAAAACAACCCAGCTCTGGAGAAGTCAGTCAGTTCCCGGGGCAGCTTTGTCCTCCCTTCCTGGTGCGAGTCTCCCTCTTCCTGGAGAATGGGGCTGAAAGCTGATCGTTTCCAATAAAATTCTCTTTGCAGACTGCTGCCTCATATCCGGGGTAATGTGGGCTTTGTGTTCACCAAGGAGGATCTCACTGAGATCAGGGACATGCTGCTGGCCAATAAGGTAAGGGGACAACTGGGCTGGCTAAAGAGGCTTTTATCTTTGCTCCTTAAAGCAAAACGGACGATTCTCAGTGGAGAGACTTTTCTCACTGTTGTCTTTGTTCAGGTCCCAGCTGCTGCCCGTGCTGGTGCCATTGCCCCATGTGAAGTCACTGTGCCAGCCCAGAACACCGGTCTGGGGCCCGAGAAGACCTCCTTTTTCCAGGCTTTAGGTATCACCACCAAAATCTCCAGGGGCACCATTGAAATCCTGGTGAGTGGACCTGGTTTGCCTGTGCTAGCCAGCCAGATGGGGGGCTTCTTTTAGTGGCCATGGGTCTGTTGCATGTCCAGGTATTAACTGCCCCCGTTTCTTATTCAGAGTGATGTGCAGCTGATCAAGACTGGAGACAAAGTGGGAGCCAGTGAAGCCACGCTGCTGAACATGCTCAAcatctctcccttctcctttggGCTGGTCATCCAGCAGGTGTTCGACAATGGCAGCATCTACAACCCTGAAGTGCTTGACATCACAGAGGAAACTCTGCACTCTCGCTTCCTGGAGGTacgtgctctccagcctggcccccTCTTACACTGATGGTTAAGAGCATGACAAGTGTCACACTGAGTCCTGTGTAACCGAGGACTGTTTTCTAATCGTCTACCTGCCTCACCTGTAAAACGTCAAAACAACGTAAGATTGTTGAAGGATTTAATAATGAATTAGTGGACGTAAAGTCTTAGAACAGTGGGAGGCATGTAGGAGGGGCTGTTTTAGGGTCTGCGTTGAGACTGTCAAATTTTGCCATCAAAATGCCCTTTAAGAgactgaggttgcggtgagcccatgtggtgcctctgctctccagcctggatgacagagtgaaacactgtctcaaaaaaaaaaaagccttataaATGATGAATAATAGTGatagaaaatgtctttttttggtcagatgaaaaattgaaattaatatataattagacATTACTAGCTACTATTAGGTAGCTTCATTGACTTGTTGAAAGTGTGACTAGTGAACAAAATTCACATACGGAAatagttaaacattttttcattctgGAACTCAATGGCTATGTTAGTCGCTTACGCGTTTCACAAGATAGTAATGGCTTTGGAAGTAAATGCCATTGATAAACGTATACAGACCACCACCTGGGTTTGGATAATGGCAAAATTGATTTGATGGATCTGAATTGCTCTGCCAGGAGCATTTGGTATGAGACGAAATGGCCTCTTTTGAGACTGAGCTGCCAACCTGGCAGTTCTTCTCTGCCAAGGGTTCTCTTTATTCAGCTTTACTTGGGTTTCCTCTCCTGTAGGGAGTCTCACCTGAAATGAAATGTCTTCCACAGGGCGTCCGCAACGTTGCCAGTGTCTGTCTGCAGATTGGCTACCCAACTGTTGCATCAGTACCCCATTCCATCATCAATGGGTACAAACGAGTCCTGGCCTTGTCGGTGGAGACAGATTACACCTTCCCACTTGCTGAAAAGGTAAAAAGAGCCCACCAGGACCACAGGTGGCCTGACTGACAAATTAGCAGGGTGACAAATGGTGGCCTTCTGACTTACCGCTTTTATAGTTGTATTTTATATAGCAGATACATTTTGTGAGACAATATTTGAGAGGTTGGGGGGCAGGGAAGGAGTTTCTCACTTCAGAAATGAAGAGACCCAAAGAAGGGGTTAATGGGCAAGAGCTGGGCCTTAGGAACCCCCTCACTAGGACATACCCAAGTTGTCCTGCTTGGGCCACTTCTGACAGGAAAGGCTTCACACTGAAAAGGATATTGTTGGTCCTTAAACTCTACCAAGGCAGGAGGGTGGTGGGTGATAGAGGAGGGTGGATGACCATTTTGACCACTTCTCCTTCAGGTCAAGGCCTTCTTGGCTGATCCATCTGCCTTTGCAGCGGCTGCCCCTGTGGCTGCTGCCACCAcggctgctcctgctgctgctgctgcagccccagctaAGGTTGAAGCCAAGGAAGAGTCGGAGGAGTCGGACGAGGATATGGGATTTGGTCTATTTGACTAATCACCAGAAAGCAACCAATTTAGCCAGCTTTATTtgcaaaacaaggaaataaagtcTTCTTTAAAAAGTCTCTGGAGTCttcagtttgtaatttttttttttatagggtctggctgatgcccaggctggagtgcagtggtataatcataactcactgcacaGTCttaaatcctgggctcaagggatcctcccatctcagccttccaagtagctggggactacaggcacacaccaccacacccagctaatatttaaatttttgtagggATGTTGCAGAAACTGgtatcaaattcctggcctcaaggaatactgtctcagcctcccagagtgctgggatttttttttgagggagtctcgttctgtcaccaagGTTGTAGTGCATTGGtttgatctaggctcactgcaacctatgccacctggattcaagcaattctgcctcagcctcctgagtagctgggactacaggcacccggctaatttcttgtatttttagtagagacggaatttcaccatgttggccaggctggtcttgaactcctgacctggtggtGATTTGCCCCCcttggccttcgaaagtgctaggattacaggcttcagccccTGTATGCCTGGCCCTTGATTTTGAGCTTTATAGTGCTATATGCTAGAAATTAAAGCCATGGTAAAGCCATAGAGCTTTGTATTCAGGCAACCTCATTGTATCTGAATGAAGCTACTGGTCAGACCTCTAGACACAGTTGTAAGTATATTATACTGGAATTATTTCTGTGGCCACTCAGCCACTGGCCTATGTCCCTGTAAGTTAAAGTTTGGTGTCAGTTGAGATAGGCACCAGGTGGATGCTGGGGCCTGTCTCACAGCAAAGTTCCAAACTGGGTGGTGCTGCAATGCAATAGATGGTGACCAGTTTatattcgctcttgttacccacccaggctggagtgcaatggcgcgatctcggctcaccgcaacctctgcctcctgggttcaggcaatcctcctgcctcagcctcttgacaggcacgtgccaccatgcccagctaattttttgtatttttagtagagacggggtttcaccatgttgaccaggatggtctcgatctctcgacctcgtgatccacccacctcggcctcccaaagtgctgggattacaggcttgagccaccgcgcccggccaccagtttatatttttgagacagtttcaaagctggggtgtggtggcttgatctcacaatggctcactgcaacctccacctactgggttcaactgattctcctgccttagcctcgtaagtagctggaattagatgctcaccatcacacccggctaattttttttttgatttttagtagagacggggttttgtcgtgttggccagcctggaaGTCCTGACATaggttgatccacccacctcagcctcccaaagtgctggcattacaggcgtaagccaccacggtTGGCCCCGATATTTAAAGAGACAGCAACATCTGAGAATAGGTGTTTTGTGGTGATTCCTGTAATTGACTTAAAGAGGTCTCCCGGAACATGATGTATTAATTCTAACTAGGTTTGTGTCAAACGGTAGAAAGCCACTGCTAACAAGGCCGAAGACTTGGCTGTGGAGACCCTATTCTCTAAATTGCAGCCACATCTGCACGTAGCCTCCCGCCTCGTGGCCCTTCAAAACTCTCAGCCTGGGGGATCCAGCATTTCCCCAGGGCAGGGGCCTCCTTCCGTTCCTGGACCTTCCCTGACCTCGGTATCTACCCACGTTTGCTAACCGTGTACCAGTTATCCACCAACTGAATTACAAACTGAGGACAAAAGATTAGTTCGCCGACTCTTTTAACTAGTTTTTAATTTCTGCTATCTAGGAAGCAACACTTAATTGTTTTTCTAAAGAACGTAGTCATCATTAAGGAAAAGCCCACGTGGGGGCTGACCCTGCGGGTTGGAAGTGGGTCAGGGCCTGCAAGGCGGCCTCACCACTTTACAAGCTCTAGTCTACCCCAAGGCGCCCGGGGCTGAAGAGCTGGGCCTGGGAAGGAGGCCTTGTGGTTCCGGGGTGGCCAACTTCAAGCCCGCGATCTGGTTGTCCCGGCAGCAGCGGCCGCCTTCCCGCCCGGGGGCGCCAAGCCCGGGGCCCTGCCCCAGCGAGCTCGCGGTCTCGCCCTGCCGCGTGGGCCCCGCGGTGACCCGGAAGCGCTCCGGAAACGGTTCCGGAGTCGGCGCCGGCAGGATGGCGGCGGACACGCAGGTGAGGCGGGTGGCTGCGGGGCCAACGCGGCGAGCGACTTGGTGCGGACGGTGTCTGTCGAGCGGGGCCTCCCTCGTTCCTCGGCTTAGGGGcgctgggggtggtggctgtgGAGGGCGTAGTCCGGGGCCAGTCTCAGGCCGGCCTCTCCCGGCTGCGGGCTTGGCCCGGCCCTGGCGGCGCGGGCAGACCGCGGGCTCGAGGAGTCGGGAGCTCCCGCCTTGACTTCGGCAGCTGGAGCTCGGCGGGGCCCTCGCCTGATCCCGGAGTTGCCAAAGGTCACTTCCCTGAGTCTTCACTTCTTTTTTCCAAAGCCCTCCAGCCCCGAGCCCTGGGCCAACGCCAAGTTTTCCTTAAAGTTTGTATTAAGCAAATGAtctttgagcacctactgtgagCAGGGACTTTCAGTGTAGTCTTTGGATTCATACAAATCTGGGCTTGAGTTTCTGCTTGTCGATTTCTGTGACATGTCAAGTAAGTGACTTAATCCCGCCACGTCTGcgttttcatctataaaatgaggttaAAACAATACCTGTCTTAAAAGGTTGTTGTGAAGGTTCAGTGAGATAAAATAGGGCTTGATAATATGTTGATTTTTATCAGATCCAGGGTTAGTGAAAAGAACTGTCCTGCCCATGTAGAGTCTTGGCACCCTTGAGTGTTATTACCTGTGGGTACCTTGTAGTTCAGGAAGAACTTGGGAAAACCTTTTTCTCTACCCAAGCGTCAGTTGTGGTTATGTTTTAAGATGAAGACACTGTTACGGGGCAGGGGGAAGGAAACAGGTGTCTAAAGAACAGCTGGGCTCATTTGGAGTCTCCAGGGGGATAGGATTGATTTTTATGTGTAGGCCCAGAAAGTGACCACTTATCTTGAGCATTCAAAAAGACGTTTATTGATACTCTCCTTTGCAAGTGGCTGATAATTTGTTCAAGTTATGTTGTATTGAATCCTAGAAAGAAAAGCTTAGTATGAGGGGGTTAGGGAAATACGTGTTGAATGTTTAACATTGATACTCACTTGAGGGAAGAATCCTCTCTAGAGCTGTACTGTCCAGTATGACAGCGACATGGCTACTTAAgttagttaaaattttttttttttttttttttttttttgagacagagtttccctcttgttacccaggctggagtgcaatggcgcgatctcggctcaccgcaacctccgcctcctgggttcaggcaattctcctgcctcagcctcctgagtggctgggattacaggcacacgccaccatgcccagctaatttttttttagtatttttagtagagacggggtttcactatgttgaccaggacggtctcgatctctcgacctcgtgatccacccgccttggcctcccaaagtgctgggattacaggcttgagccaccgcgcccggccaagttagttaaaattaaatgaaattttaaaattcagtttttggctgggctcagtggctcataatcccagcactttgggaggccaaggtgggcagattgcttgaggtcagaaattagagccagcctgaccaacgtggcaaaaccctctctctactaaaaatacaaaaattagccaggcttggtggcgcatgtctttaattccagctactcgggagcctgaggcatgagaatcacttgaacccaggaggcagaggttgcagtgagccgggattgcgacactgcactccagcctgggtgacaagagtgggactctgtctcaaaaaaaaaaaaaaaaaaaaaaaaaaaatccgttatTCACTTGTCCTAGCCACATATCAGTGCACAGTTAGACACATATAGCCAGTGGCTACTGTATTGAGTGGTGCAGGagaatatttctgtattttataatttttgtgtttttagtagagatggggtttctccatgttgatcaccctggtctgggactcctgacctcaggtgatcttcccaccttggcctctcaaagtgctggtattacagacgtgagccaccacgaccagcctaAGATTAGTTTTTAAACGCTTTATTAGTTTTAGTGAAGAGAtagcaaaaacagacacatgtaTACGATCTGTCCTCCATCTAGAATTCCCACATAGTTACGATTCCACAGGGTAATGTGTAGAAGGACACATTAAATTCCTGGTCATAGCTTCTCTCACAAAGATGAAAGAGCTTTTCAGGTTTAAGACCCTTCTTTTTCTTAATCAGAAAATGAATGTTACCCACTTAAGACCTTGTCAGAACAAAACTTAGAAAGAGAGCACTAAGATCCTTCAgagaagtcatttattttttgatttcagAATGCAGACAGCTTTAAAGTTCACAGATGTCTCTCTAGAGTAgtactgtccaatagaactttctgtaatGATGGAAGTATTTCCTGCACCACccagtacagtagccactagctacatgtgACTAACTGTGCACTGAAACGTGGCTAGTGCAAGtgaacaactgatttttttttttttttttttttttttggagatggagtctcgctctgtcaccagactggagctcagtggcgtgatcttggctcactgtaaccactacctcccaggttcaagagattctcctgcctcagcctcctgagtagctggaattacaagcatacgccaccatgcctggctgatttttgtatttttggtaaagacaaggtttcactaggttgggcaggctggtctcgagctcctgacctcaagcaatctgcctgcctcagctttccaaagtgtcgggattacagatgtgagccactgcacctggccttgtctTTAGTATTCTAAAGGAAAATgatttcaacctagaattctgtatttGGTCAGAATATTTTCATACTTGCAAGGAGTTTACAGAATGGAGGATGTGTTCACCCAAACACAAGAAAGTTCATGTTCAGAGTAATAAACTGTGCCCTAGCTGTAGAGGATCACATGCCTAATTGGGGCAGGTCAGAAAACTCTCGGAGAGATTTCCTTAGGAAGGTGGAATTTGATGAAATACCTGATCTGCCTAAATGTACTGAGATTTAGACATATGGCAAAAAGTTTGgggtttatttataaaaacagataaaacaagTCAAACTGAAGTGAGGTGGGAAAGGGTAATCATTAACACCATGGGCATAAAAACGCTGGGAAGAATAAGAAACAGTTTATTAAGAGGATGTTGAATGCCACTTACATTTGGTGTAAGCACTGATTACTGACCTATCCTATATTATGAAACTGGGGGCTTCCaatggggaaatggggaaggtgAGGGGTAGGGTAAGAGCAGGAAAGTGAGCTGTGGTAGAAAGGtagcaaaactgaaaaatcaagaaacatgCAAGTTACCTCCATATTTAGAGATACTTAGCTATATGGAGGTAACTACTCAAATATCCACCAAATCAACCTAAGGGTTGCCCATGGAGAGTGAGGGCAAGGGGCTGGTTTTTAGACTTCTCAGAACTGTTTGGTTTTGACTCTGTGTGCATCTATgactataaaaacaaaagacattttaaagttaaaatggtACATCATTTATGTAGAAGTCAGAGTTTTGGACATCAGTTTCTTTTATTCATTGCCAATAGAATTATGGTAGGGATTTAAGCAGAAAAActcagtattattttatttctgtgtgtacTCTTGACTCTTACGCTACTAATAAGGCCggccagccgggcgtggtgactcacacctataatcccagcacattgggatgctgaggtgggcaaaaTCACCAGACGTTGgggatttgagaccagtctgaccaacatggagaaaccccatctctactaaaaatacaaaaagttagct contains:
- the RPLP0 gene encoding large ribosomal subunit protein uL10, which encodes MPREDRATWKSNYFLKIIQLLDDYPKCFIVGADNVGSKQMQQIRMSLRGKAVVLMGKNTMMRKAIRGHLENNPALEKLLPHIRGNVGFVFTKEDLTEIRDMLLANKVPAAARAGAIAPCEVTVPAQNTGLGPEKTSFFQALGITTKISRGTIEILSDVQLIKTGDKVGASEATLLNMLNISPFSFGLVIQQVFDNGSIYNPEVLDITEETLHSRFLEGVRNVASVCLQIGYPTVASVPHSIINGYKRVLALSVETDYTFPLAEKVKAFLADPSAFAAAAPVAAATTAAPAAAAAAPAKVEAKEESEESDEDMGFGLFD